The Sulfurihydrogenibium sp. YO3AOP1 genome has a window encoding:
- a CDS encoding ATP-binding protein, whose translation MEAVVAITIVYYLISFLTNTIKRKDIFIILAILIYIIDYLLKYKGINFDILSLFFLSLILHAKFKKENIKILSIVTAYYISLTLIINFFQDFKFIKAFYFLGLVILNQKSEIIEKIWLSAISVSFILSLINSNFVSYGIALILLFFVYLKILEYKENLEENQEEFKKKIARTIEIEVKREYEKLELKLQLAYKKLKELFKLNTFIIKEISLNEMAQKIIEGLIDLGYAGAYIYISNENLFKKEGFIPNLRIITEEMKDKTIVSTFEDEKLIYIPLKDEKDLLGYLVVYSKTSLTPEEIEYLITYANSISNIIAKTNYFLEIVKLRDLIYRTIEAVNIGIVVLDRDFNIEILNNFARKFTSYETTINQNLFEVFPFFDSIKVYLEDVLYTKKEFEIKIKDQALSRIFEVKAFPISSEEVLNGLVIVFEDVTEKEEMENQIIQSEKLAVIGRLAAGISHEIKNPLAIINQNAFMVKRRIQKLCSNVDNIDNILESIERIERNVIRATDIIERLLNFSKPYYTKAEKVNLREVVEEAIKLAILQAQKSNISFSKKLVDAYVKGDKNALIQLFINLILNAIEAIENKGKITIKITPLKRTENVRVVIKDTGKGISEDILDKIFEPFFTTKEKGTGLGLAVSYRILQDHGGKILVNSKEGEGTEFILTFPLFNEEN comes from the coding sequence TTGGAAGCGGTTGTTGCTATAACCATAGTTTACTATTTAATCTCTTTTCTTACAAATACAATTAAGCGAAAAGATATTTTTATTATATTAGCTATTTTAATATATATTATAGATTATTTACTCAAATATAAAGGAATAAATTTTGATATTTTATCTTTATTCTTTTTATCTTTAATACTTCATGCAAAATTTAAAAAAGAGAATATTAAAATACTATCCATTGTCACAGCTTACTATATTAGTTTAACACTGATTATTAATTTTTTCCAGGATTTCAAATTTATAAAAGCTTTTTATTTTTTAGGATTGGTAATTTTAAATCAAAAATCTGAAATCATTGAAAAAATTTGGTTGAGTGCTATCTCTGTATCTTTTATTTTAAGTTTAATAAATTCAAATTTTGTTAGCTATGGTATTGCATTAATTTTATTATTTTTTGTATATTTAAAAATTTTGGAATATAAAGAAAATTTGGAAGAAAATCAAGAGGAATTTAAGAAGAAAATTGCAAGAACAATAGAGATAGAAGTAAAAAGAGAATATGAAAAACTTGAGCTTAAATTACAATTAGCCTATAAAAAACTAAAAGAATTATTTAAACTTAATACTTTCATAATAAAAGAGATTTCTTTAAATGAAATGGCTCAAAAAATTATAGAAGGTTTAATAGATTTAGGATATGCTGGTGCATACATTTATATTTCAAATGAAAATTTATTTAAGAAAGAAGGCTTTATTCCAAATTTAAGGATCATCACAGAAGAAATGAAAGATAAAACTATAGTATCGACCTTTGAAGACGAAAAATTAATTTATATACCTCTAAAAGATGAAAAAGATCTTTTAGGTTATCTGGTAGTTTATTCTAAAACTTCATTAACGCCAGAAGAGATTGAATATTTGATTACATATGCTAATTCTATCTCAAATATTATTGCAAAAACAAATTACTTTTTGGAAATAGTTAAATTAAGGGATTTAATTTATAGAACTATAGAAGCTGTGAATATAGGTATTGTAGTTTTAGATAGAGATTTTAATATAGAAATTTTAAATAATTTTGCAAGAAAGTTTACAAGCTATGAAACTACGATTAACCAAAATTTATTTGAAGTTTTCCCATTTTTTGACTCAATAAAAGTATACTTAGAAGATGTCCTTTATACAAAAAAAGAATTTGAAATAAAAATTAAAGATCAAGCATTAAGCAGAATTTTCGAGGTAAAAGCTTTTCCAATCTCTTCTGAAGAAGTATTAAATGGTTTGGTTATAGTCTTTGAAGATGTTACAGAAAAAGAAGAAATGGAGAATCAAATTATCCAGTCAGAAAAACTTGCAGTTATTGGTAGATTGGCTGCTGGTATTTCACATGAGATAAAAAATCCATTAGCAATTATAAATCAAAATGCCTTTATGGTAAAAAGAAGAATTCAAAAATTATGTTCGAATGTTGACAATATTGATAATATTTTAGAATCGATTGAAAGGATTGAAAGAAATGTAATTAGAGCAACGGATATAATAGAAAGATTATTAAATTTTTCTAAACCATACTATACAAAGGCTGAAAAAGTAAATCTTAGAGAAGTTGTTGAGGAAGCAATAAAATTAGCGATACTCCAAGCGCAGAAAAGTAATATTTCGTTTTCAAAGAAATTAGTGGATGCTTATGTAAAAGGTGATAAGAATGCATTAATACAGCTATTTATTAATTTAATTTTAAATGCAATAGAGGCTATAGAAAATAAAGGTAAAATAACGATAAAGATTACGCCTCTTAAAAGAACTGAGAATGTAAGAGTTGTGATTAAAGATACTGGCAAAGGAATATCGGAAGATATTTTAGATAAGATTTTTGAACCATTTTTTACGACCAAAGAAAAGGGGACAGGACTTGGTCTTGCTGTGAGCTATAGAATTCTTCAGGATCATGGTGGTAAAATATTAGTCAATAGCAAAGAAGGCGAGGGGACTGAATTTATTCTAACATTCCCATTATTTAACGAGGAAAATTAA
- the aroC gene encoding chorismate synthase, translated as MLRFLNAGESHGPALTAIIEGYPSNVKITTDRINKELARRQKGYGRGGRMKIEKDTVEILSGVRFGITLGSPITLVVRNKDWENWTDIMAIEGDSTNKRQILEPRPGHADLTGGIKYGFYDLRNILERASARETTTRVAVGALCKILLEDIGIKIGSYVLSIGEKKIDKSEIESISYEDRFNNAENSELRLPILGKDEEFKEYIDKAKEDGESLGGIFEVYALNVPVGLGSYSQWDTRLDGKIAQAIMSIQAIKGVEIGEGFNLAYLPGSQAHDEIFYSKERGFYRKTNRAGGLEGGMTNGEPIIVRAAMKPIPTLMRHKSLQSVNVITKEPFDAAKERSDITAVPAAAVVAESMLAFVLAREILEKFGSDNWIQIKERIEKYRQDVLNY; from the coding sequence ATGCTCAGATTTTTGAATGCTGGAGAGTCTCATGGTCCTGCCTTAACGGCTATTATTGAAGGGTATCCATCAAACGTAAAAATCACAACAGATAGAATAAATAAAGAACTTGCAAGAAGGCAGAAAGGATACGGTCGCGGCGGAAGAATGAAGATAGAGAAGGATACTGTTGAAATTCTTTCTGGTGTTAGATTTGGTATTACTCTTGGATCTCCGATAACTTTGGTGGTTAGAAACAAAGACTGGGAAAATTGGACTGATATTATGGCTATAGAAGGAGACTCAACAAACAAAAGACAGATATTAGAGCCAAGACCGGGTCATGCAGACCTTACAGGTGGCATAAAATATGGTTTTTATGATTTAAGAAATATATTAGAGAGAGCATCGGCAAGGGAGACAACAACAAGAGTGGCAGTTGGTGCTTTATGTAAAATTCTTCTTGAGGATATCGGAATAAAAATAGGAAGCTATGTTTTGTCCATCGGGGAGAAAAAGATAGATAAATCAGAAATTGAAAGTATATCTTACGAAGATAGATTTAATAATGCTGAAAATTCTGAGCTTAGACTTCCAATCTTAGGCAAAGATGAAGAGTTTAAAGAATACATAGATAAAGCAAAAGAGGATGGGGAAAGTCTTGGCGGTATTTTTGAAGTTTATGCACTAAACGTTCCTGTTGGACTTGGAAGTTATAGTCAATGGGATACAAGACTTGATGGTAAAATAGCACAGGCTATAATGAGTATTCAGGCAATAAAAGGTGTTGAAATTGGAGAAGGTTTTAATTTAGCATACCTGCCCGGTTCACAGGCGCATGATGAGATTTTTTACAGCAAAGAGAGAGGATTTTATAGAAAAACAAATAGAGCAGGTGGACTGGAAGGCGGAATGACTAACGGAGAACCAATAATCGTAAGAGCTGCAATGAAGCCAATTCCAACATTGATGAGGCATAAGTCTTTACAATCTGTAAATGTAATAACAAAAGAACCTTTTGATGCAGCAAAAGAAAGGTCAGATATTACAGCTGTTCCGGCGGCTGCAGTAGTGGCAGAAAGCATGCTTGCTTTTGTTCTTGCAAGAGAAATTCTTGAAAAGTTTGGAAGCGACAACTGGATACAGATAAAAGAAAGAATAGAAAAATACAGACAGGATGTTTTAAACTACTGA
- a CDS encoding glycosyltransferase, translating to MKVLQVVDGTGWGGTKEQVYLTTRELKKQEIDVHIALNFEYYEMIEKLKPYNVPIHFFEENKPNARYRWSNYKRLIEIVNQNNFDIVVANSPKAMDYVSISSLFFKNKPKIVAVRRSGRVPSFLSKWLKYSKADKIVVVSQQVADLLKEKNFFPERLLVIKSGVDLERFKPNPEVRALKRRELNISENYKVFINVANWQVQVKAQDKLIEAFSKIKRDDVKLILVGLDTDKYALEYTKRFSVEDKVIGLGYRKDVPELLNMADYFVLSSNLEGIAGALLQAMAVGKVVISTLAGGIGEYLIDGYNGFSVPVGDFETLKEKMIKALNLSEEEYKTISENAIKTASKYSIQNTVKGYIDLFKELLNG from the coding sequence ATGAAAGTTTTGCAAGTTGTTGATGGTACAGGCTGGGGCGGTACAAAGGAGCAGGTCTATCTAACAACCAGAGAGTTGAAAAAGCAAGAAATAGATGTTCATATTGCTTTAAATTTTGAATATTATGAAATGATTGAAAAACTAAAACCTTACAATGTTCCAATTCATTTTTTTGAAGAAAACAAACCAAATGCACGTTATAGATGGTCTAATTACAAAAGACTGATAGAGATAGTCAATCAAAATAATTTTGATATAGTAGTTGCAAACTCTCCAAAAGCAATGGATTATGTAAGCATTTCTTCTTTGTTTTTTAAAAACAAGCCAAAAATCGTTGCGGTAAGAAGGTCTGGAAGGGTTCCGTCGTTTTTATCAAAATGGTTAAAATACTCAAAAGCAGACAAAATAGTTGTAGTGTCCCAGCAAGTAGCAGATTTACTTAAAGAGAAAAACTTCTTTCCGGAAAGGCTTTTAGTGATAAAAAGCGGTGTAGACCTTGAAAGATTTAAGCCTAATCCAGAAGTAAGAGCTTTAAAGAGAAGAGAGTTGAACATATCAGAAAATTATAAAGTTTTTATAAACGTTGCAAATTGGCAAGTTCAAGTAAAAGCACAAGATAAACTGATAGAAGCTTTTTCTAAAATAAAAAGAGATGATGTAAAGCTGATTCTTGTTGGGCTTGATACCGATAAGTACGCTTTAGAGTATACAAAAAGGTTTTCAGTGGAAGATAAAGTTATCGGGCTTGGATATAGGAAAGATGTTCCAGAGCTTTTAAACATGGCAGATTATTTTGTTTTATCTTCAAACTTAGAAGGAATAGCAGGAGCATTACTCCAAGCTATGGCTGTTGGAAAAGTTGTTATTTCGACCCTTGCAGGCGGAATTGGAGAGTATCTGATAGATGGATACAACGGCTTTTCTGTACCGGTTGGAGATTTTGAGACTTTAAAAGAAAAGATGATAAAAGCATTAAATCTATCAGAGGAAGAATATAAAACCATCTCAGAAAATGCAATCAAAACAGCATCTAAGTATTCTATCCAAAACACCGTCAAAGGATATATAGATCTTTTTAAGGAACTTTTAAATGGCTGA
- a CDS encoding polysaccharide deacetylase family protein translates to MAEVFVIYYHKILPRFGFDVFYKTFDLEMKILKSFYNVVSLDEVEQYIKEDKRPNKPTVAITFDDGYVDNFVYAYPILKKYNLKATIFPIASRILQKDFVRPTLFDYWQGKVSFKELHQPKTMAQANLEYLKHGVKDTKDWDFLTVAELNKMKDVFDVGGHAYLHSRVFYDEEIIDFYDGKNGHWSFYYAYGEEPKIGFPILKSQNNLAVERSYIKKEVKDYVKSLDESYFKQKDWKIRLKKELLKKFDKIVDKEPMQERKERVIKELQESKSMLESMINQKIRHFAYPFGHYDDLLVELVGLFFETAFTTEKDVIKSKTNLHKIPRFGIPKDISSFIAVLGKAKIKGAKS, encoded by the coding sequence ATGGCTGAAGTATTTGTGATTTACTATCATAAAATCCTGCCAAGATTTGGATTTGATGTTTTTTATAAAACCTTTGATTTGGAGATGAAAATTTTAAAAAGCTTTTATAACGTTGTAAGTCTTGATGAAGTTGAGCAATATATAAAAGAAGATAAGAGACCAAACAAGCCCACTGTTGCAATAACCTTTGATGACGGCTATGTAGATAACTTTGTATACGCTTATCCAATTTTAAAAAAATACAATCTTAAAGCAACAATATTTCCTATAGCATCAAGAATTCTCCAGAAAGATTTTGTACGACCAACCCTTTTTGATTATTGGCAAGGAAAAGTGTCATTTAAAGAATTACACCAGCCAAAAACGATGGCACAAGCTAATTTAGAGTATTTAAAACACGGCGTCAAAGACACAAAAGATTGGGATTTTTTAACAGTGGCAGAACTAAACAAGATGAAAGATGTGTTTGATGTTGGCGGTCATGCATACCTTCATTCAAGGGTTTTTTATGATGAAGAAATAATTGATTTTTATGATGGTAAAAATGGACATTGGAGTTTTTATTATGCCTATGGAGAAGAACCAAAAATTGGCTTCCCTATCCTAAAATCTCAAAACAACCTTGCAGTTGAAAGGTCTTATATAAAAAAAGAAGTAAAAGATTATGTAAAAAGTTTAGATGAAAGTTATTTTAAACAAAAAGATTGGAAAATTAGATTAAAAAAAGAATTGTTAAAAAAGTTTGATAAAATTGTAGATAAAGAGCCAATGCAAGAGAGAAAAGAAAGAGTGATAAAAGAATTACAAGAGTCTAAATCTATGCTTGAAAGCATGATAAATCAAAAAATTAGACATTTTGCCTATCCATTTGGACATTATGACGATTTACTTGTAGAGTTAGTCGGATTATTTTTTGAAACTGCATTTACAACAGAAAAGGATGTGATAAAGTCAAAAACAAATTTACATAAAATTCCACGTTTTGGCATTCCAAAAGACATTTCAAGTTTCA